GTATGTATGCTGGAAAATGCTGAAGATGGTATTGCAACAGGTACGGGAATGGCTGCGGTTTTTGCCAGTATGGCTGGTTTGTTGAAATCGGGCGATCATATTGTAGCCTGCCGGGCGCTGTTCGGTTCAGCCCATCAGATTATCACGCAGATTTTGAGTAAATGGGGCATTACGCATACGTATGTAGATGCCACGGCTACCGAAGCCGACTGGGAAGCAGCCATACAGCCAGCAACCGGAACGCCGACCGCAAAAATGGTGTACCTGGAAACCCCATCGAACCCCGGCCTGGAACTGGTGGATCTGGAAATGCTGGCTCGCCTGAAAGCAAAATACGGCTTCATCCTGAACGTCGATAACTGTTTTGCTACGCCCATACTGCAAACCCCGCTTGATTATGGTGCCGATTTGTCGGTTCATTCAGCCACAAAATATATGGACGGACAGGGCCGTGTATTAGGTGGTATTGTGGTGGGCCGGGCCGATCTGATCCAGCCCATTCGTTTCTTTGCCCGTCATACAGGGCCTTCACTTTCACCCTTTAATGCATGGGTACTATCGAAGAGTCTGGAAACGCTGGATCTGCGCATGGAACGGCACTGCCGCAATGCGTTACAACTGGCTGAAGCCCTGGAAAGTCATCCCGATGTCGAACGTGTACTGTACCCATTTTTGCCATCGCATCCACAGTATGACCTCGCAAAGAAACAGATGAGTGCGGGTGGTGCCATCGTGACCATAGAGCTAGAAGGTGGTTTCGAGCGGGTAAAAGCCTTTTACGATGCCTTAACCATTCCAACACTTTCGTCTAATCTGGGGGATTCGCGTACGATTGTGACCAACCCAAACACGACTACGCACGCCAAACTAAAGCCAGAGGAAAAAGCGGCATTAGGCATTACACCAGGTTTGATTCGGGTTTCAGTAGGCCTGGAAGCGATTGAAGACCTGATCGAAGATTTTGCCCAGGCAGCCACAAAGTCGGCCGAGGTACTCAAAGAGAAAGTAGCCTGATGCAGGGCCATGTTATTGATAAATAGTCACACGTATGATTGCTGAACCTACCTCACACACGCTCGAAAGTCTTAGCGAGCGATTGCTCGGCCTGAGCAATGTGGATGCTATGCGGACACTGGCCGAACTATTTCCGGGCCAGATCGTCTTTTCGACTAGCCTCGGCTTTGAAGATCAGGTTATTACCGACCTGATTGCCTCAAACGATATACCTGTTCGTATTTTCACACTCGATACTGGCCGGATGTTTTCCGAAACGTATTCGGTCTGGAAAAAAACCAACGATCGGTACGGAATTAACATCGAAACCTACTATCCTCAGGCCGACGCTGTTGAAAAGCTCATGACTGGCAAAGGACCTTACAGCATGTACGAATCGGTCGAGAACCGGAAAGAGTGCTGTGGTATCCGTAAAGTTGAGCCGCTGAACCGGGCGTTGAAAGGTCAGAAAATCTGGATCACGGGGATACGCGCCGAGCAGTCGGCCAATCGCCAGGGCATGACCCAACTCGAATGGGACGAAGCGCATCAGCTTTTCAAATTCCACCCGCTGATGGACTGGACATTTGATCAGGTAAAACAATACGTAAAAGAGCATAACGTACCCTACAATCCCCTCCACGACCGGGGTTTTGTCAGTATTGGTTGTCAACCCTGCACACGGGCCATTCAGGAAGGCGAAGATTTCCGGGCGGGACGCTGGTGGTGGGAGGACAACTCCAAGAAAGAATGCGGTTTACATACGCATGAGGAAGTATTTAAAGCTTAATGATTGACTGATTGACTGATTGACTGATTGAATTGCTGGCTTGCTTCAATTTAATCAGTCAATCAGTCAATCAGTCAGCAATTCAATCTTCAAATGAAACTCGATTATTTAGATCAGCTTGAATCGGAAGCCATCCACATTATGCGGGAGGTAGCGGGGCAGTTTGAACGTCCGGCACTTCTTTTTTCGGGTGGTAAGGATTCCATTACGCTGGTGCATCTGGCTCTGAAAGCGTTCCGGCCGGGTAAATTTCCATTCCCACTGCTTCACGTCGATACGGGTCACAACTTCCAGGAAGCACTCGACTTCCGCGATAATCTGGCCGAACGGATTGGTGAAAAACTCATCGTCCGGTATGTAGAAGACACCATCCGCGAAAAGAAACTTAAAGAGCCAACCGGACGCAATGCTACCCGCAATGGTCTGCAAACCTTTACGCTGCTCGATGCCATCGAAGAGTTCGAGTTCGATGCCTGTATTGGTGGGGCTCGTCGGGATGAAGAGAAAGCGCGGGCCAAAGAACGCGTATTTTCGGTACGTGATGAATTTGGCTCCTGGGACCCTAAACGGCAACGCCCAGAACTTTGGAACCTCTACAACGGTCGCATACACAAAGGAGAAAACGTCCGCGTATTCCCCATTTCGAACTGGACCGAACTCGATGTATGGAATTATATCCGTCGGGAAAAAATCGAATTGCCGAGCATCTACTTTGCGCACGAGCGTGAACTACTCGTGCGGGATGGCAAACTGATGGCCACGGCAGGTGGTGTCATCAAACCTGAACCCGATGACCAGCTTGTGACCCGTCGGGTTCGGTTCCGTACCGTCGGCGATATCTCCTGTACAGCGGCCTCCGAATCGGAAGCAGATACCCTCGACGCTGTTATCAACGAAATTCAGGCTACACGCATCTCCGAACGGGGCGAAACCCGCATGGACGATCAGCTTTCTGAAGCCGCTATGGAAGACCGCAAGAAAGGCGGGTATTTTTAATGAGCGAACGAGCGAACGAGTGAAAGAGCGCTGGCAGCTAATCACTCGTTCGCTCGTTCGCTCTTTCACTCTTTAATGATGGATCTTTTACGTTTTATTACCGCCGGTTCCGTTGACGACGGCAAAAGTACGCTCATCGGTCGGCTTCTCTACGATTCTAAATCCATTCTGGCCGATCAGCTCGAAGCTATTGAGCGAGCCAGCAAGAGCCGTGATGATGGCGAAATCGACCTGGCCCTTCTGACAGACGGGCTACGTTCAGAACGCGAACAGGGCATCACAATTGACGTTGCCTATCGCTATTTTCAGACACCTAAACGGAAGTTTATCATTGTCGATGCACCGGGCCATATACAGTACACCCGGAACATGGTTACGGGCGCGTCGAACTGTCAGTTGGCTATTGTGCTGGTCGATGCCCGGCATGGAGTTGTCGAACAAACGCGTCGGCACTCACTTATAGCCTCGCTGTTAGGGATTCCACACATTGTGGTAGCGATCAATAAAATGGATCTGGTCGATTACTCACAGGATGTGTTTTCCGACATCTGTATCCAGTACGCCGAACTGGCCAAAAAACTGAACGTACACCAGGTGACGTACATTCCCATGAGCGCCCTCAACGGCGACAATGTCGTGGATAAATCATCGGCGATGCCCTGGTACGAAGGCGCTACTCTGCTGGAGCATCTGGAAACTGTGACCATCGACGACGATGCCAACGGCGAAACGGAAGATCATCATCCGGCCCGGTTCCCGGTTCAATACGTCATTCGCCCACAAACGGCTGAACTGCACGATTACCGGGGGTATGCCGGAAAAATCACGAGCGGTGTTTTCCGGAAAGGCGATGCCATTACCGTACTTCCTTCTGGCGAAACCTCAACGATTGACGCCATCGAAATCGCCGAAACACATTTTGATGAAGCCGCTACGCCCATGTCGGTCGTTTTGCATCTGGCTACAGATGTAGACATCAGCCGGGGCGACCTGATCGTTCGTTCGGATAGTCAGCCCATCATCAGCCAGACGGTTGAAGCCATGCTCTGCTGGATGGATACGAAAGAGTTCAAAGTGGGTAACAAATATCTTCTTCAGGTGGGTACCTTCCGTACACGTTGCTCAGTACGTGAAATCGCTTACCAGCTGAACGTCAATACCTACGAAGAAATCGAAGACGTTGACAGCCTCAAACTGAACGATCTGGCGAAGGTTATTTTACGGACTGCCCAACCCATCAGCTTTGATCCATATCAAAAAAATCGGGCTACGGGTGGGGCCATTCTGATCGACGAAACCTCAAACGTAACCGTAGGTGCTCTCATGCTCGTCGGCGAAGCCTAAGTAAAGCGGGTGGAAACCCACTCCACGATAAAACAGGTGTGTCCGGCTACAACCGTTGGCACACCTGTCTGTTTTTTGTATATTTGGATAAATCCTGATCTGTAGCGATGACCGAATTAGCAGCCCAACTTCTTGAATCGCCTAAAGCTCCTCAGATTATTCAGCAAGTACAGGCCATTTTAAACGACGAAAAAGCGCGTCGGCAGGCATTTTACGAATGGATGAACGATGATATGAAAGCTGAATTTATAAACGGCGAAATTGTTGTCCATTCACCTGCATTGCATAAGCACAATGCAGCAGTTATGCTATTAGGTAGCCTGCTAAGTGCGTTTGTCAATGAACGAGGATTGGGGATCGTACTTGTCGAAAAAGCATTAGTTGAACTAACTCGTAATAGCTATGAACCTGACATCTGCTATTTCGGAGTCGACAAAGCGGCTACTATCCAACCCGATTTACTTTACTACCCGGCTCCCGATTTAGTGATTGAGGTACTCTCAAAGAGTACACATAAATTCGACCGTGAAATTAAATTTGAAGACTATGCAGCGCATGGCGTAAATGAATACTGGCTGGTCGATCCAACCCGACAAACTATAGAAGTATTTACGTTGGATGCCGATACAGAAGCCTACGCTTTAGTTGGGCTTTATTCTATAGGACAAACCGTTGGCAGTCAGCTTCTGCCTGGCTTCAGAATCCCCATAAAAGCCGCTTTTGATGCCACAGCTAATATAGCCGCGCTGAAAGCCTTCTTATTAGAGAAATAATTCCTATAACTAAAAATCCCCAACCAGCACTGGTTGGGGATTTTTAGTGTATCATTTTTCAAATGACGAAAAAGCCTTAGAAGTTGTTAGAGTTAGTGAAGGCAGGTCATCAAATCTTCCCTTACCCTACCAGGGCAAAACGCTGTAAGTTGACTAACGCAAACAACTGCTAAAGCTTTCGGAACGTTCATTTATAACTGCTCCAGAATCCGTTCCATCGAAACCTCCTGCCCGATGCGTGCTTTTAGCTCGCTGATGGGGATGCGGATTTGTTCGGTGGTATCGCGGTACCGAATTGTAACGGTATCATCTTCAAGCGTCTGATAATCAACAGCGATACAGAAGGGCGTACCAATCAGGTCCTGACGGGTGTAGCGTTTGCCAATGGCATCCCGTTCTTCATAGATCACCCGGAACTCCGAACGCAGACTCTTCACAATGGCTTCCGCCTTTTCGGGCAGACCATCTCTTCGAACCAGCGGGAACACAGCCGCTTTTACAGGCGCTAATGCGGGATGCAGTTTCAGGTATGTCCGCTCTTTCTGGTGATCGCCCTCACCAACGGTTTCTTTGGTAAACGCGTTGCAGAACGTAGCTAAAAACAGACGGTCGGCCCCAACAGACGTTTCCACCACGTAAGGAATGTAATTTCCGTATGGTTTACCCGTTGCTTCGTCGATGTCGTTATCGAAATACTGTTGCTTCTTTTTACTCAACTCCTGATGCGATTTCAGATCGAAGTCGGTACGCGAGTGAATCCCTTCCATTTCACGGAAACCGAACGGAAATTCATACTCAATATCCACGGCCGCATTGGCATAGTGTGCCAGTTTTTCGTGTTTGTGGAATTTCAGCTTTTCGGCGGGTAGACCCAATGCCTGGTGGAACTTCATACGCGTATCGCGCCAGCGTTCATACCACGCCATTTCGGTGCCAGGGCGCACAAAAAACTGCATCTCCATCTGTTCGAACTCACGCATCCGGAAGGTGAACTGCCGGGCTACAATTTCATTGCGGAAGGCTTTACCAATTTGGGCAATACCAAACGGAATCTTCATCCGGCCCGTTTTCTGTACGTTCAGGAAGTTAACAAAGATACCCTGAGCCGTTTCGGGGCGCAGGTAGATCAGGCTGGCATCTTCAGCCACCGAGCCCACCTGAGTCGAAAACATCAGGTTAAACTGACGCACTTCGGTCCAGTTGGCTGTTCCCGAAACCGGATCTTTAATCCCTTCCGCAATAATCAGATTGCGCAGCCCCTCCATATCGTCCGCGCTTTGCAGGCGACCCAATTCATCGCGCAGGGCCTGACCACGGGCCGTATCACCCGCTTTTTCAATTTCTTCGGCCTTCAGCTCGATTAGTTGATCGGCACGGTAGCGTTTTTTCGAATCGCGGTTATCGATCATCGGGTCGTTGAACGAATCAACGTGTCCCGAGGCTTTCCAGGTGAGCGGATGCATAAAAATGGCCGCATCGATCCCGACTACGTTGTCGTGGAGTTGGGTCATAGCCTTCCACCACAGCGTTTTAAGGTTATTTTTGAGTTCAACGCCATTCTGCCCGTAATCATACACAGCCTGAAGGCCGTCGTAGATTTCGGACGATGGAAATACAAAGCCATATTCTTTGGCGTGCGCGATAATATCCTGTAGAGAGGTCGCGGGAGAAACTTTCTGCTCTGTCATAATCAGTTACTAAGTCCGCAAAGATAGAGGTTACACCGAAAATCCCCGAAATTGGCTAACTTTCGGCAGTAGCTTTTCTGACAAAAATTATGCTTATCAACTCCTTAAGCCTAAAGAATTTCAAGTGTTTAGAAAAACTTGATATTAATTGGCGTCCATCAAACTACTCTCAGAAACTACACTAGCCATATTGTATCTTTTATAAATTCAAGTTTAGCAACTTCACACATGGAGTAAACTCCCTTCTCTGCAAACCCACACTAATAATAAAATACACACAGTAATTGTCAAAACCTAACAGAGCTTTAGCCTACATCATTAATCTTCCAGAACAGGTTAATTACTAGACTAGTACAAACCAAGCCAAAAAGAAACAGTCTAATTAATAAAGAAACTTTAGCCTATTCCGGCAACTTGGCGGATTTTTCCGTACCTTTGCGGAAAATTTGGCAGGCACCTATGGCATCGTTTAATCCGGTTAAGATTTTTTCGGGAAGTCAATCTACTTACCTGGCCGAAAAAATTGCCCATTACTACGGCAAAGACTTAGGCGGTTATACCTGCCGCCGATTCAGTGATGGAGAGATGTCGCCCAGCTTTGAAGAATCGGTGCGGGGCTGCGATGTGTTTCTGATTCAATCGACTCCTCCTCCCGGCGATAATCTGCTGGAATTGTTGTTGATGGTCGATGCAGCCCGTCGTGCCTCTGCTCACTACGTTACGGTCGTAATCCCCTATTTTGGGTATGCTCGTCAAGATCGGAAAGATAAACCCCGTGTATCGATAGCCGCCAAACTGGTTGCCAATATGCTGGCCGCTTCGGGAGCCGACCGTCTGATGACGATTGACCTACACGCTGGTCAGATTCAGGGTTTCTTCGATTTCCCGGTCGACCATCTGGAAGGAACGTCGGTGTTTGTGCCTTATATCCGTAGCCTTAATCTGGACAATCTGGTGATCGCTTCACCGGACGTAGGTGGTGCCAACCGCGCTCGTGTATTTGCCAAGCATTTCAACGCGGATATTGTACTTTGCGATAAGCATCGCAAACGGGCCAACGAAATCGCGTCGATGCAGGTCATTGGCGATGTGGAAGGGGCAAATGTCGTGTTGGTCGATGACCTGATCGATACGGGCGGTACTATGGCGAAGGCTGCCCAGATCATTATGGAAAAGGGTGCCAAATCCGTACGAGCTGTGTGTACGCATCCGATTATGTCGGGGAAGGCGCACGAAAACATTTCCAATTCGGTTCTGGAAGAACTGGTTGTTGCCGACACGCTTCCGCTTAAAGAACCAAATTCCAAAATACGCGTGCTGTCGGTAGCTGAGTTATTTGCCAAAGCCATCGGCCGCATTCGGGACCATGAATCTATTAGTTCACTGTTTATAAA
This window of the Spirosoma aerolatum genome carries:
- a CDS encoding trans-sulfuration enzyme family protein, whose amino-acid sequence is MKKQTKAIRIQTAKSLNREHSVPLYLTSSFAFDSAEQGKALFDETEEGNIYSRFSNPNVSEFVEKVCMLENAEDGIATGTGMAAVFASMAGLLKSGDHIVACRALFGSAHQIITQILSKWGITHTYVDATATEADWEAAIQPATGTPTAKMVYLETPSNPGLELVDLEMLARLKAKYGFILNVDNCFATPILQTPLDYGADLSVHSATKYMDGQGRVLGGIVVGRADLIQPIRFFARHTGPSLSPFNAWVLSKSLETLDLRMERHCRNALQLAEALESHPDVERVLYPFLPSHPQYDLAKKQMSAGGAIVTIELEGGFERVKAFYDALTIPTLSSNLGDSRTIVTNPNTTTHAKLKPEEKAALGITPGLIRVSVGLEAIEDLIEDFAQAATKSAEVLKEKVA
- a CDS encoding phosphoadenylyl-sulfate reductase translates to MIAEPTSHTLESLSERLLGLSNVDAMRTLAELFPGQIVFSTSLGFEDQVITDLIASNDIPVRIFTLDTGRMFSETYSVWKKTNDRYGINIETYYPQADAVEKLMTGKGPYSMYESVENRKECCGIRKVEPLNRALKGQKIWITGIRAEQSANRQGMTQLEWDEAHQLFKFHPLMDWTFDQVKQYVKEHNVPYNPLHDRGFVSIGCQPCTRAIQEGEDFRAGRWWWEDNSKKECGLHTHEEVFKA
- a CDS encoding Uma2 family endonuclease, whose product is MTELAAQLLESPKAPQIIQQVQAILNDEKARRQAFYEWMNDDMKAEFINGEIVVHSPALHKHNAAVMLLGSLLSAFVNERGLGIVLVEKALVELTRNSYEPDICYFGVDKAATIQPDLLYYPAPDLVIEVLSKSTHKFDREIKFEDYAAHGVNEYWLVDPTRQTIEVFTLDADTEAYALVGLYSIGQTVGSQLLPGFRIPIKAAFDATANIAALKAFLLEK
- the cysD gene encoding sulfate adenylyltransferase subunit CysD; this encodes MKLDYLDQLESEAIHIMREVAGQFERPALLFSGGKDSITLVHLALKAFRPGKFPFPLLHVDTGHNFQEALDFRDNLAERIGEKLIVRYVEDTIREKKLKEPTGRNATRNGLQTFTLLDAIEEFEFDACIGGARRDEEKARAKERVFSVRDEFGSWDPKRQRPELWNLYNGRIHKGENVRVFPISNWTELDVWNYIRREKIELPSIYFAHERELLVRDGKLMATAGGVIKPEPDDQLVTRRVRFRTVGDISCTAASESEADTLDAVINEIQATRISERGETRMDDQLSEAAMEDRKKGGYF
- a CDS encoding sulfate adenylyltransferase subunit 1; this translates as MDLLRFITAGSVDDGKSTLIGRLLYDSKSILADQLEAIERASKSRDDGEIDLALLTDGLRSEREQGITIDVAYRYFQTPKRKFIIVDAPGHIQYTRNMVTGASNCQLAIVLVDARHGVVEQTRRHSLIASLLGIPHIVVAINKMDLVDYSQDVFSDICIQYAELAKKLNVHQVTYIPMSALNGDNVVDKSSAMPWYEGATLLEHLETVTIDDDANGETEDHHPARFPVQYVIRPQTAELHDYRGYAGKITSGVFRKGDAITVLPSGETSTIDAIEIAETHFDEAATPMSVVLHLATDVDISRGDLIVRSDSQPIISQTVEAMLCWMDTKEFKVGNKYLLQVGTFRTRCSVREIAYQLNVNTYEEIEDVDSLKLNDLAKVILRTAQPISFDPYQKNRATGGAILIDETSNVTVGALMLVGEA
- a CDS encoding glycine--tRNA ligase, with the translated sequence MTEQKVSPATSLQDIIAHAKEYGFVFPSSEIYDGLQAVYDYGQNGVELKNNLKTLWWKAMTQLHDNVVGIDAAIFMHPLTWKASGHVDSFNDPMIDNRDSKKRYRADQLIELKAEEIEKAGDTARGQALRDELGRLQSADDMEGLRNLIIAEGIKDPVSGTANWTEVRQFNLMFSTQVGSVAEDASLIYLRPETAQGIFVNFLNVQKTGRMKIPFGIAQIGKAFRNEIVARQFTFRMREFEQMEMQFFVRPGTEMAWYERWRDTRMKFHQALGLPAEKLKFHKHEKLAHYANAAVDIEYEFPFGFREMEGIHSRTDFDLKSHQELSKKKQQYFDNDIDEATGKPYGNYIPYVVETSVGADRLFLATFCNAFTKETVGEGDHQKERTYLKLHPALAPVKAAVFPLVRRDGLPEKAEAIVKSLRSEFRVIYEERDAIGKRYTRQDLIGTPFCIAVDYQTLEDDTVTIRYRDTTEQIRIPISELKARIGQEVSMERILEQL
- a CDS encoding ribose-phosphate pyrophosphokinase — protein: MASFNPVKIFSGSQSTYLAEKIAHYYGKDLGGYTCRRFSDGEMSPSFEESVRGCDVFLIQSTPPPGDNLLELLLMVDAARRASAHYVTVVIPYFGYARQDRKDKPRVSIAAKLVANMLAASGADRLMTIDLHAGQIQGFFDFPVDHLEGTSVFVPYIRSLNLDNLVIASPDVGGANRARVFAKHFNADIVLCDKHRKRANEIASMQVIGDVEGANVVLVDDLIDTGGTMAKAAQIIMEKGAKSVRAVCTHPIMSGKAHENISNSVLEELVVADTLPLKEPNSKIRVLSVAELFAKAIGRIRDHESISSLFIKN